Part of the Deltaproteobacteria bacterium genome, GCTCGACGGCGGTGGTGACGATGTGTTCGCCCTTGTCCCGGTTGGCGAAGAAGGCTCCCTTGATGGCATGGTTGTTCGACTCGCTCCCGCCGCTGGTAAATACGATCCCGGCCGGGTCGCAACCGAGGATGCCCGCCACCTGCCCACGCGCCTTCTCCACCGCATCCTTCGCGGGCATCCCGGCCCAATGAAGGGAGGACGGGTTCCCGTAGTGGTCGGTCAGGAACGGCCGCATCGCCGCGACCGCCTCCGGGCAGATCGGCGTGCTCGCGTTGAAGTCCAGATAGATCCGGCGGCTCACTCGACCCTCCTTTTCCCGTGCTCCAGGGCCGCCTCGAGCGCAGCGGCGCACACGGACAGGGAATCCGCAAGTCCGGTGTCTCCTCCCTTCTCGAAATCCTCATCCCGGGTCGCCATCGTGTTCGTCACGTGCGCAAGGCACACGACCGGCTTGCCCATGGCCCTTCCCAGGGAGAGAAGCGCCGCCGCCTCCATTTCCACGGAGACGATCCCTTCGTCCCGCCGGGAGGCGATGAGACGCTCCGTCTCCCGGAAAGGGGCGTCCGTGGTCCACGACGGGCCGGCGTGCACCGGGAACGGCAGCCCGGCGATCCGGCTCCGGACCGCGGCGACCAGCGGCGGATCCGCATCCGCGTACCGGCCGGGAGGCAGGTAGTGGCAGCTCGTCCCTTCGTCGCGCAATGCCCTGTCGATCAGCAGGAAAAAAGGCGGTGTGAAGCGTTCGGCAACGAGTCCCGCGGAAGAGATGCTGACAAGCGTGCGGCATCCGAGAGCGAACAGCTCCTCGGCGACGAGAACCGCGAACGGGGCGCCGATCGTCCCTCCGATTAC contains:
- a CDS encoding nucleoside phosphorylase, producing MAEDTRVPFLEHEPSETPVFTAANLLEAARIRKRLPKVSVPAGCLLDFDGELLQHLADTGCAQEDPAWPCFHTRLFRWRKGSAEYGVIGGTIGAPFAVLVAEELFALGCRTLVSISSAGLVAERFTPPFFLLIDRALRDEGTSCHYLPPGRYADADPPLVAAVRSRIAGLPFPVHAGPSWTTDAPFRETERLIASRRDEGIVSVEMEAAALLSLGRAMGKPVVCLAHVTNTMATRDEDFEKGGDTGLADSLSVCAAALEAALEHGKRRVE